Proteins from a single region of Catenulispora acidiphila DSM 44928:
- a CDS encoding LLM class F420-dependent oxidoreductase → MDLRILTEPQQGASYDALLRVARAAEELGFDGFFRSDHYRAGGAADGLPGPTDCWTTLAGLARETSRIRLGSLVTPVTFRLPGPLAIQVAQVDQMSGGRIELGLGTGWDAAEHSAYGIPFPDNRFDLLEEQLQIIRGLWSTPAGQTYSFKGAHYELSDSPALPKPAQSPHPPIIVGGRGPKRTPRLAATYASEYNSNFRPSDQVADSYVRVREACEAIGRDPDTLTLSVTMVVACGRTDAEIARRAEAISGKAAANQMVLRLTPDQLVEKLGEYHSVGAQRVYLRTFDLDDLDQLALIANEVRPHTRIL, encoded by the coding sequence ATGGATCTTCGAATACTCACCGAACCGCAGCAGGGCGCCTCCTACGACGCCCTGCTGCGGGTCGCCCGCGCCGCCGAGGAGCTGGGCTTCGACGGCTTCTTCCGCTCCGACCACTACCGCGCCGGGGGCGCCGCGGACGGGCTGCCGGGTCCGACCGACTGCTGGACCACGCTGGCCGGGCTGGCGCGCGAGACGTCGCGGATCCGGCTGGGCTCGCTGGTCACGCCGGTGACGTTCCGGCTGCCCGGGCCGCTGGCGATCCAGGTCGCTCAGGTGGACCAGATGTCCGGCGGGCGGATCGAGCTGGGTTTGGGCACCGGCTGGGACGCGGCTGAGCACTCGGCTTACGGGATTCCGTTCCCGGACAACAGGTTCGACCTCCTCGAGGAGCAGCTTCAGATCATCAGAGGGCTCTGGAGCACGCCTGCCGGCCAGACGTACTCGTTCAAGGGCGCGCACTACGAACTCAGCGACTCCCCCGCGCTCCCCAAGCCGGCGCAGAGTCCGCATCCGCCGATCATCGTCGGCGGTCGCGGGCCGAAGCGGACGCCGAGACTGGCCGCGACGTACGCCTCCGAATACAACTCGAACTTCCGGCCCTCGGATCAGGTCGCGGACAGCTATGTCCGGGTGCGGGAGGCGTGCGAGGCGATCGGGCGCGATCCGGACACCTTGACACTGTCCGTGACCATGGTCGTGGCCTGCGGAAGGACCGATGCGGAGATCGCGCGCCGCGCCGAGGCGATCAGCGGGAAGGCCGCCGCGAACCAGATGGTGCTGCGGCTGACGCCCGACCAACTCGTCGAAAAACTTGGCGAATATCACTCCGTCGGGGCGCAGCGCGTCTACCTGCGCACCTTCGATCTCGACGACTTGGATCAGCTGGCATTGATCGCGAACGAGGTACGGCCGCACACGCGGATCCTCTAA
- a CDS encoding mechanosensitive ion channel family protein, translated as MSNWFSDHSGLIVSHAIAIVAIIIVAMVLRNVTRTFIRRAVEKAAVRAETKPGRFLEAGLLMGAERRMQRTRALGGVLGSIASVAIMIVAALMIIDQLDISTGPILASVGGLSVAIGFGARDVVTDLLAGIFMIMEDQYGVGDFIDAGDARGTVEEVGLRITQLRDIDGVVWYVRNGTVKRIGNQSQGHARAIVDVPVAYTENPSRVSDIMVETAHQLFEDPLWKASFLSEAPTIAGIESIEGDHMMMRVSMRTAPRTSSEVARELRYRLLAAFDEAGVKVGLTAASGTNGAEDGLRRGGTVPAPTINP; from the coding sequence GTGAGCAACTGGTTCAGCGATCACTCGGGCCTGATCGTCTCCCACGCGATCGCCATCGTCGCGATCATCATCGTGGCGATGGTCCTCCGGAACGTCACCCGGACCTTCATCCGCCGGGCCGTGGAGAAGGCCGCGGTGCGCGCCGAGACCAAGCCGGGGCGGTTCCTGGAGGCCGGCCTCCTGATGGGTGCCGAGCGGCGGATGCAGCGCACCCGCGCCCTCGGCGGCGTGCTGGGCAGCATCGCCAGCGTCGCCATCATGATCGTCGCGGCGCTGATGATCATCGACCAGCTGGACATCTCGACCGGGCCGATCCTGGCCTCGGTCGGCGGCCTGTCGGTGGCGATCGGCTTCGGCGCCCGCGACGTGGTCACCGACCTGCTCGCCGGGATCTTCATGATCATGGAGGACCAGTACGGGGTCGGCGACTTCATCGACGCCGGCGACGCCCGGGGCACCGTGGAGGAGGTCGGGCTGCGGATCACCCAGCTGCGCGACATCGACGGCGTAGTCTGGTACGTCCGCAACGGCACGGTCAAGCGGATCGGCAACCAGTCGCAGGGGCACGCGCGCGCCATCGTGGACGTCCCGGTCGCCTACACCGAGAACCCCTCGCGGGTCAGCGACATCATGGTCGAGACCGCGCACCAGCTCTTCGAGGACCCGCTGTGGAAGGCCAGCTTCCTGTCGGAGGCGCCGACCATCGCCGGCATCGAGTCCATCGAGGGCGACCACATGATGATGCGCGTCAGCATGCGCACCGCTCCGCGCACCAGCTCGGAGGTCGCGCGGGAACTGCGCTACCGGCTGCTCGCGGCGTTCGACGAGGCCGGGGTCAAGGTCGGCCTCACCGCGGCCAGCGGGACGAACGGCGCCGAGGACGGCTTGCGGCGGGGCGGAACGGTGCCGGCGCCTACCATCAACCCCTGA
- a CDS encoding prolyl oligopeptidase family serine peptidase, which yields MPSFVYPQAERLTVADRLHGRDVPDPYRWLEDPRDPRTVAWSESQEALFSAAREGWPATQRFAERMTELMGTGDVSAPSWRGERRFLTRRLPEQEHAVLLAVEADGTERVLVDPMALDPSGTTTLDGWQPSKEGDRLAYQLSEGGTEESAVYVIDVGTLERLEGPITRARYTPVAWLPGGEAYYYVRKPHPDTVPEGEQQFHRRVKLHKVGTDPEVEDVEIFGAGQPKTSYFGISVTLDGRWLKVETYPGTAPRNDLYLADLTASSPERPVLSPVQVGLDNQTSIEICAPDSPLAGSVLVWTDRDAPRGRICVAAVGDLAYENWRELVPEDPEAVLDSYALLDGPELERPLLVVARTRHAVGELALHDARTGEKIGEIALPGLGTLYGLSTRPERGHELWFGYTDFTTPVQIHHFDARTGQTALWERPPAEVEIPQVRTRQVTYASKDGTEVRMFVIEGSEESTGPKPTILYGYGGFNIPQTPAYSARILAWVAAGGVYAVANLRGGSEEGEEWHRAGMMENKQNVYDDFHAAGDWLVDNGVTTRAQLGIFGGSNGGLLVGVALTQHPEKYAAVVCWAPLLDMIRYEQHGLGITWNEEYGTVEDPEQFGWLIAYSPYHNVHEGTAYPATLFAVFDSDSRVDPLHARKLAAALQHATSAPITERPVLFRAEREAGHAARSVSKTVGVYADMWGFLAAQLELELTPRAMPV from the coding sequence ATGCCGTCTTTTGTATACCCGCAGGCAGAGCGCCTCACCGTGGCAGATCGCCTGCATGGCCGCGACGTCCCCGACCCCTACCGCTGGCTCGAGGACCCGCGGGATCCGCGGACCGTGGCCTGGAGCGAATCCCAGGAGGCGCTGTTCTCCGCCGCGCGCGAGGGCTGGCCGGCCACCCAGAGGTTCGCCGAGCGGATGACCGAGCTGATGGGCACCGGCGACGTCTCGGCGCCCTCCTGGCGCGGCGAGCGCCGTTTCCTGACCCGGCGGCTGCCGGAGCAGGAGCACGCGGTGCTGCTCGCTGTGGAGGCGGACGGAACCGAGCGGGTACTGGTCGACCCGATGGCGCTGGACCCCTCCGGCACCACGACGTTGGACGGCTGGCAGCCCTCGAAGGAAGGCGACCGCCTCGCCTATCAGCTCTCGGAGGGCGGGACCGAGGAGTCGGCCGTCTATGTGATCGACGTCGGCACACTGGAGCGCCTCGAAGGCCCGATCACCCGCGCCCGGTACACGCCGGTGGCCTGGCTGCCCGGCGGCGAGGCCTACTACTACGTCCGCAAGCCGCACCCCGACACCGTTCCCGAGGGGGAGCAACAGTTCCACCGGCGGGTGAAGCTGCACAAGGTCGGGACCGATCCCGAGGTCGAGGACGTCGAGATCTTCGGCGCGGGCCAGCCGAAGACCAGCTACTTCGGGATCTCGGTGACCCTCGACGGCCGCTGGCTGAAGGTGGAGACCTACCCCGGGACGGCTCCGCGCAACGACCTCTATCTCGCCGATCTGACCGCGAGCTCCCCCGAGCGCCCCGTGCTGTCCCCGGTCCAGGTCGGGCTCGACAACCAGACCTCGATCGAGATCTGCGCGCCCGACTCCCCGCTGGCCGGCAGTGTCCTGGTGTGGACCGACCGGGACGCCCCGCGCGGCCGGATCTGCGTGGCCGCGGTCGGTGATCTCGCCTATGAGAACTGGCGAGAGCTGGTCCCTGAGGACCCCGAGGCGGTCCTGGACTCCTACGCGCTGCTGGACGGCCCGGAGTTGGAGCGGCCGCTGCTGGTCGTGGCCCGCACCCGGCACGCGGTCGGCGAGCTGGCGCTGCACGACGCCCGCACCGGCGAGAAGATCGGCGAGATCGCGCTGCCGGGGCTGGGGACGCTGTATGGGCTGAGCACCCGGCCCGAGCGCGGCCACGAGCTGTGGTTCGGCTACACCGACTTCACCACTCCGGTGCAGATCCACCACTTCGACGCCCGCACCGGCCAGACCGCGCTGTGGGAGCGGCCGCCGGCCGAGGTGGAGATCCCGCAGGTCCGCACACGGCAGGTCACGTACGCCTCCAAGGACGGTACTGAGGTGCGGATGTTCGTCATCGAGGGCAGCGAGGAAAGCACCGGTCCCAAGCCGACGATCCTCTACGGCTACGGCGGCTTCAACATCCCGCAGACCCCGGCCTACAGCGCCCGCATCCTGGCCTGGGTCGCAGCAGGCGGCGTCTACGCCGTCGCGAACCTGCGGGGCGGGTCCGAGGAAGGCGAGGAGTGGCACCGCGCCGGGATGATGGAGAACAAGCAGAACGTCTACGACGACTTCCACGCCGCCGGCGACTGGCTGGTCGACAACGGCGTCACCACCCGCGCGCAGCTCGGGATCTTCGGCGGTTCCAACGGCGGGCTGCTGGTCGGCGTGGCGCTGACCCAGCACCCTGAGAAGTACGCGGCCGTGGTCTGCTGGGCGCCGCTGCTGGACATGATCCGCTATGAACAGCACGGCCTCGGCATCACCTGGAACGAGGAGTACGGCACTGTCGAGGACCCCGAGCAGTTCGGCTGGCTGATCGCGTACTCGCCGTACCACAACGTGCACGAGGGCACCGCGTATCCGGCGACGCTGTTCGCCGTCTTCGACAGCGACAGCCGGGTCGACCCGCTGCACGCCCGCAAACTCGCCGCCGCCCTCCAGCACGCCACCTCGGCGCCGATCACGGAGCGTCCGGTGCTGTTCCGCGCGGAGCGCGAGGCCGGCCACGCCGCCCGCAGCGTCTCCAAAACGGTAGGCGTCTACGCCGACATGTGGGGCTTCCTGGCCGCACAGCTCGAACTCGAACTGACACCGCGAGCCATGCCAGTCTGA
- a CDS encoding ABC transporter ATP-binding protein, with protein sequence MTTALRVRGLRKNYGDAEALAGVDLDVAAGEVFALLGPNGAGKSTAVEILEGLRGRDGGEVSVLGVDPAHADQRWRARIGVVLQEAKDFTMLRVGEAVRQFGAYYPAHRDPEEVIAAVGLTEQTRTLTSRLSGGQRRRLDVALGIIGGPELLFLDEPTTGFDPAARRQFWELIRSLRTAGTTILLTTHYLDEAEALADRVGVLARGRLVEVNAPERLGGRDRAKAIVSWEEDGRRCEEHTAEPTRFVAELSTLFRGEIPGLAVVRPSLEDIYLGLIGAQEGSAR encoded by the coding sequence ATGACCACAGCACTGCGCGTCAGGGGATTGCGCAAGAACTACGGGGACGCCGAGGCGCTCGCCGGCGTCGATCTGGACGTCGCCGCCGGCGAGGTCTTCGCGCTGCTGGGACCGAACGGCGCGGGCAAGAGCACCGCCGTGGAGATCCTGGAGGGGTTGCGGGGGCGCGACGGCGGCGAGGTGTCGGTGCTGGGCGTGGACCCGGCGCACGCCGACCAGCGGTGGCGGGCCCGGATCGGGGTCGTGCTGCAGGAGGCCAAGGACTTCACGATGCTGCGGGTCGGGGAGGCCGTGCGGCAGTTCGGCGCCTACTACCCGGCGCACCGCGACCCGGAGGAGGTGATCGCGGCGGTCGGGCTCACCGAGCAGACCCGCACCCTCACCTCGCGGCTGTCCGGCGGCCAGCGGCGGCGCCTGGACGTGGCGCTCGGCATCATCGGCGGCCCGGAGCTGCTGTTCCTGGACGAGCCGACGACCGGCTTCGACCCGGCCGCCCGGCGGCAGTTCTGGGAGCTGATCCGTTCGCTGCGCACCGCCGGGACAACGATCCTGCTCACCACGCACTACCTGGACGAGGCCGAGGCGCTCGCCGACCGGGTCGGCGTGCTGGCGCGGGGCCGCCTGGTCGAGGTGAACGCGCCGGAGCGGCTCGGCGGGCGGGACCGGGCCAAGGCGATCGTGTCGTGGGAGGAGGACGGCCGGCGCTGTGAGGAGCACACCGCGGAGCCGACACGCTTCGTCGCGGAGCTCTCGACGCTGTTCCGGGGCGAGATCCCGGGGCTGGCGGTGGTGCGGCCGTCGCTGGAGGACATCTATCTGGGACTGATCGGGGCGCAGGAGGGGAGTGCGCGATGA